From a region of the Candidatus Tectomicrobia bacterium genome:
- a CDS encoding flagellar hook-length control protein FliK, which produces MTPDIPIPITPQGAPAPAGAVPPGEALPFAPGEIFAAVAGAAPPGAPPGAVQLSAGSLDILVQLRLELLPGEGVLAELVPRRGDEAPLIRILARSGEGSGKLELPSPGAIRLAPGAEIPPALRLLLGKGVLAGEVLPFANRLAAGVNLGGVALPFQLDPPARPGDRIFVRGQDGGGVFSLQVLGRGGPRASTPPAEGGLAAILRAGPFRAAPVSSQQVLQALQPGNVLEGVLLRVLPQAVPRASETPNPAFHGKPEASGRAAGQALPGGGREGVPPPVAAPARTALLRFPGFEMEVPWPQEASGAFSPGDPVRLWVRGTAPRLDLQLLPPAWGSRGGEGRWVPSGGAGERSFGPRLLQLAEGLAQLREAPGEEPALVREAGRLHAALERLVLREGELTPERVREAFETSLREPGRREADAPGRAPEEGSLRESLQRFLQAAREIGRNDPALASLGAGAGRAAASLDFLNAANALRQHVDQGSFLQIPYVLGGERGTMDVVVRGDRGAGKKGGRKENYSAVLLLELEGLGPLRVDASLARGRASVRFTTPSEPVGRFLNGELPKLREAIESQQIQVERVSWAQGKVTPEPAVPAPPEAAGPEGAAPFIDLKV; this is translated from the coding sequence ATGACGCCGGACATCCCCATCCCGATCACGCCCCAGGGCGCCCCCGCCCCGGCGGGGGCGGTCCCGCCCGGGGAGGCGCTCCCGTTCGCGCCGGGGGAGATTTTCGCGGCCGTGGCCGGGGCCGCTCCGCCCGGCGCCCCGCCGGGCGCGGTGCAGCTCAGCGCCGGAAGCCTCGACATTCTCGTGCAGCTCCGGCTCGAGCTCCTTCCGGGCGAGGGGGTGCTGGCCGAGCTGGTGCCCCGTCGGGGGGATGAAGCCCCGCTGATCCGCATCCTCGCCCGCTCGGGCGAGGGGAGCGGCAAGCTGGAGCTTCCCTCCCCGGGGGCCATCCGGCTGGCGCCCGGGGCCGAGATCCCGCCCGCGCTGCGCCTGCTCCTGGGCAAGGGCGTGCTGGCGGGGGAGGTTCTCCCCTTCGCGAACCGGCTGGCGGCCGGGGTGAACCTGGGTGGGGTGGCGCTGCCCTTCCAGCTCGATCCACCCGCCCGGCCGGGGGACCGCATCTTCGTCCGGGGGCAGGACGGCGGCGGCGTCTTCTCCCTCCAGGTGCTGGGGCGGGGGGGACCCCGGGCGTCCACGCCCCCGGCGGAGGGGGGGCTGGCCGCCATCCTGCGGGCGGGGCCCTTCCGGGCGGCGCCGGTTTCCTCCCAGCAGGTCCTCCAAGCCCTCCAGCCGGGGAACGTGCTGGAAGGGGTGCTCCTCCGGGTGCTCCCCCAGGCCGTCCCCCGCGCATCCGAGACTCCCAATCCCGCGTTCCACGGGAAACCCGAGGCCAGCGGGCGGGCGGCGGGCCAGGCGCTCCCGGGCGGAGGCCGGGAAGGAGTCCCTCCACCCGTGGCGGCGCCCGCCCGGACGGCCCTTCTCCGCTTCCCGGGCTTCGAGATGGAGGTCCCCTGGCCCCAGGAGGCCTCGGGGGCCTTCTCGCCGGGCGATCCGGTCCGGCTCTGGGTGCGGGGGACGGCGCCCCGGCTGGACCTCCAGCTTCTCCCGCCCGCCTGGGGGAGCCGGGGAGGGGAGGGGAGGTGGGTCCCCTCGGGCGGGGCCGGGGAGCGCAGCTTCGGACCCCGGCTCCTCCAGCTCGCCGAGGGACTGGCCCAGCTTCGGGAGGCGCCCGGCGAGGAGCCCGCCCTCGTCCGGGAGGCGGGGCGCCTCCACGCGGCCCTCGAGCGGCTCGTCCTGCGGGAGGGAGAGCTGACGCCCGAGCGGGTCCGGGAGGCGTTCGAGACCTCGCTGCGGGAGCCGGGCCGCCGGGAGGCGGACGCCCCGGGCCGGGCGCCCGAGGAGGGATCGCTGCGGGAGAGCCTCCAGCGCTTCCTCCAGGCGGCGCGGGAGATCGGGCGGAACGACCCGGCCCTGGCTTCCCTGGGGGCGGGGGCCGGGCGGGCGGCGGCCTCGCTGGATTTCCTGAACGCCGCCAACGCCCTGCGCCAGCACGTGGACCAGGGGAGCTTTCTCCAGATTCCCTATGTCCTGGGCGGGGAGCGGGGGACAATGGACGTGGTGGTGCGGGGGGATCGGGGGGCCGGGAAAAAGGGCGGCCGGAAGGAGAATTACTCGGCCGTCCTCCTCCTGGAGCTGGAGGGGCTGGGCCCCCTCCGGGTGGACGCCTCCCTGGCCCGCGGCCGGGCCTCGGTGCGCTTCACCACCCCGAGCGAGCCCGTAGGGCGCTTCCTGAACGGCGAGCTGCCCAAGCTCCGGGAGGCCATCGAGAGCCAGCAGATCCAGGTGGAGAGGGTGTCGTGGGCCCAGGGGAAGGTGACGCCCGAGCCGGCCGTCCCCGCGCCGCCCGAGGCGGCGGGCCCCGAGGGGGCCGCTCCCTTCATCGACCTCAAGGTGTGA
- a CDS encoding FliA/WhiG family RNA polymerase sigma factor, whose protein sequence is MAPDVHFDPSDREGLVLRYTPLIKFIANRLAIRLPPHIDVNDLINAGVLGLMDAIDKYDPTREAQFKTYAEFRIRGSMLDELRAMDWIPRSVRQKANILEGAFAKIEQEMGRAASDEEVARELGMNMEEFQKFLSQSAGMALLSLDDLIDPTHPEDNRSLLDHLASLDEDDPQAKLAFEELKRILGQSIDALPQRERLVLSLYYHEELTMKEVGQILDVTESRVSQLHSKAIARIKVKLKRLVGEKP, encoded by the coding sequence GTGGCCCCCGACGTGCATTTCGATCCGAGCGACCGCGAGGGGCTCGTCCTCCGCTACACGCCCCTGATCAAGTTCATCGCCAACCGGCTGGCCATCCGGCTGCCGCCCCACATCGACGTGAACGACCTGATCAACGCGGGCGTGCTGGGGCTGATGGACGCCATCGACAAGTACGACCCCACGCGCGAGGCCCAGTTCAAGACCTATGCCGAGTTCCGCATCCGGGGCTCCATGCTGGACGAGCTGCGCGCGATGGATTGGATCCCCCGCTCGGTGCGCCAGAAGGCGAACATCCTGGAGGGCGCCTTCGCCAAGATCGAGCAGGAGATGGGCCGCGCCGCCTCGGACGAGGAGGTGGCCCGCGAGCTGGGCATGAACATGGAGGAGTTCCAGAAGTTCCTCTCTCAGTCCGCCGGCATGGCCCTCCTGAGCCTGGACGACCTGATCGACCCCACCCACCCGGAGGACAACCGCTCCCTCCTCGATCACCTGGCCTCGCTGGACGAGGACGACCCCCAGGCCAAGCTCGCCTTCGAGGAGCTCAAGCGCATCCTCGGGCAGTCCATCGACGCCCTGCCCCAGCGCGAGCGCCTCGTGCTCTCGCTTTACTACCACGAGGAGCTGACCATGAAGGAAGTCGGGCAGATCCTCGACGTGACCGAATCCCGCGTCTCCCAGCTCCACTCCAAGGCCATCGCGCGCATCAAGGTGAAGCTCAAGCGCCTCGTCGGCGAGAAGCCCTAG
- a CDS encoding MinD/ParA family protein, with protein sequence MTLSQDNRRMRVLSVTSGKGGVGKTCVAVNLAYWLSKMGARVLLLDADLGLANVDVVLGLRPAFTLEHVLSGEKTLPEIMMDGPGGVRVLPAGSGVARLVELGEEDRMQVFQEFDALADPFDYLIVDTGAGISRNVLYFNSAVQDVIVVATPEPTSLTDAYALMKVLSEKGRGYRFRVLANMVADEREGKGVFARLSAVADKFLNISLSYLGHVVIDPGMPQAVRRQQAASVLFPKIPAVRCLRALADRLHNLPPDVFPAGHMQFFWRKLAAQKA encoded by the coding sequence ATGACACTCAGTCAGGACAACCGGCGGATGCGGGTCCTGTCCGTCACCAGCGGGAAGGGCGGGGTCGGGAAGACCTGCGTCGCCGTCAATCTCGCCTATTGGCTCTCCAAGATGGGGGCCCGCGTGCTGCTCCTGGACGCGGACCTCGGCCTCGCCAACGTGGACGTCGTCCTGGGGCTCCGGCCCGCCTTCACCCTCGAGCACGTCCTCTCGGGAGAGAAGACCCTCCCCGAGATCATGATGGACGGCCCGGGCGGGGTACGGGTCCTGCCGGCCGGCTCCGGCGTGGCCCGCCTCGTCGAGCTCGGCGAGGAGGACCGCATGCAGGTCTTCCAGGAGTTCGACGCCCTCGCCGATCCCTTCGACTACCTCATCGTGGACACCGGCGCCGGCATCAGCCGGAACGTCCTCTACTTCAACTCGGCGGTCCAGGACGTCATCGTGGTCGCCACGCCCGAGCCCACCTCGCTCACCGACGCCTACGCGCTGATGAAGGTGCTGAGCGAGAAGGGGCGGGGCTACCGGTTCCGGGTGCTGGCCAACATGGTGGCCGACGAGCGCGAGGGCAAGGGCGTCTTCGCCCGGCTGAGCGCGGTGGCGGACAAGTTCCTGAACATCTCCCTGAGCTACCTCGGCCACGTCGTGATCGATCCGGGCATGCCCCAGGCCGTGCGGAGGCAGCAGGCGGCTTCGGTGCTCTTCCCGAAGATCCCGGCCGTGCGGTGCCTGCGGGCGCTCGCGGACCGGCTCCACAACCTCCCTCCCGACGTTTTCCCCGCGGGCCACATGCAGTTCTTCTGGCGGAAGCTCGCGGCCCAGAAGGCCTGA
- the flhA gene encoding flagellar biosynthesis protein FlhA — translation MNEAAGIARLTRNSDIAMALGIVGILVVMIIPVPAPMLDALLSFSITFGIVVLLVSLYTTEPLEFSVFPSLLLVTTLFRLSLNVASTRLILTQGSEGPGAAGQVIQAFGNFVVGGNYVVGLVVFLILVIINFVVITKGAGRVAEVAARFTLDAIPGKQMAIDADLNAGLINEAEARRRRSQISREADFFGAMDGASKFVRGDAVAGLVITFINLLGGLAIGVFQQGMPLARAAATYAILTVGDGLVAQIPALLISTAAGIVVTRSGESTHLGATMSAQLLGHTRAIGVASGLLFVLGMFPGLPQLPFFLLAGVTGGLAYYLNQAKAADVQRQEEEDVAAKAAHPAVSAPENVDALLQVDLMELDVGYSLIPLVDARQNGELLDRIRSIRRQFAHDVGLVVPPLHIRDNLQLKPGEYAILLKGVDVARGEIMMDHFMAMDTGAVESPVPGIPTTEPAFGLPAIWITPANRERAQLAGYTVVEPATVVATHLTEVVKKHGHELLTRSEVQRLLDKVGQTHAKVVEELVPNLLSLGKVQKVLQNLVREGVSVRDLVSILEALADYAVISQDPDVLTEYVRSRLARNLTSQHAGETGSISVITLDPEVERSVVGSLQHTEHGSYLALDPALADRLLRGIQGQMERFETSSTPPVLLASPAVRGHLRKFVERFIPQLAILSHNEIAPGVRIQSLGSVRLA, via the coding sequence ATGAACGAGGCGGCTGGAATCGCGAGGCTGACGCGGAACAGCGACATCGCCATGGCCCTCGGGATCGTGGGGATCCTGGTCGTCATGATCATCCCCGTGCCCGCGCCCATGCTGGACGCGCTGCTCTCGTTCAGCATCACCTTCGGCATCGTGGTGCTCCTCGTCTCCCTCTACACGACGGAGCCCCTGGAGTTCAGCGTCTTCCCCTCGCTCCTGCTGGTCACGACGCTCTTCCGCCTCTCCCTCAACGTGGCCTCGACCCGCCTTATCCTCACGCAGGGCTCCGAGGGGCCGGGGGCGGCGGGGCAGGTGATCCAGGCGTTCGGCAACTTCGTCGTCGGGGGGAACTACGTCGTCGGCCTCGTCGTCTTCCTCATCCTCGTCATCATCAACTTCGTGGTCATCACCAAGGGCGCCGGGCGCGTGGCCGAGGTGGCCGCGCGGTTCACCCTGGACGCCATCCCGGGCAAGCAGATGGCCATCGACGCGGACCTGAACGCCGGCCTCATCAACGAGGCGGAGGCCCGCCGCCGCCGCTCCCAGATCAGCAGGGAGGCGGATTTCTTCGGCGCGATGGACGGCGCCAGCAAGTTCGTCCGCGGCGACGCCGTGGCCGGCCTCGTCATCACCTTTATCAACCTCCTCGGCGGCCTGGCCATCGGCGTATTCCAACAGGGGATGCCGCTCGCCCGGGCGGCCGCGACCTACGCCATCCTGACGGTGGGCGACGGCCTCGTGGCCCAGATCCCCGCGCTCCTCATCTCGACGGCGGCGGGCATCGTGGTGACCCGCTCGGGCGAGAGCACCCACCTGGGCGCCACCATGAGTGCCCAGCTCCTCGGCCACACCCGGGCCATCGGGGTGGCCTCGGGGCTTCTGTTCGTGCTGGGGATGTTCCCCGGGCTGCCGCAGCTCCCCTTCTTCCTGCTCGCGGGCGTCACCGGCGGGCTGGCCTACTACCTCAACCAGGCCAAGGCCGCCGACGTCCAGCGCCAGGAGGAAGAGGATGTGGCCGCCAAGGCCGCGCACCCGGCCGTCTCCGCGCCCGAGAACGTGGACGCCCTGCTCCAGGTGGACCTGATGGAGCTCGACGTGGGCTACAGCCTCATACCCCTCGTGGACGCGCGGCAGAACGGCGAGCTCCTGGACCGCATCCGGTCCATCCGCCGGCAGTTCGCCCACGACGTGGGGCTGGTGGTGCCGCCGCTGCACATCCGCGACAACCTCCAGCTCAAGCCCGGCGAGTACGCGATTCTCCTCAAGGGGGTGGACGTGGCTCGGGGCGAGATCATGATGGACCACTTCATGGCCATGGACACGGGGGCGGTCGAGAGCCCCGTACCCGGCATCCCGACCACGGAGCCCGCCTTCGGCCTCCCGGCCATCTGGATCACGCCGGCCAACAGGGAGCGGGCCCAGCTCGCGGGCTACACCGTGGTGGAGCCCGCCACGGTGGTGGCCACCCACCTCACCGAGGTGGTCAAGAAGCACGGCCACGAGCTCCTCACCCGCAGCGAGGTGCAGCGCCTCCTCGACAAGGTGGGCCAGACCCACGCCAAGGTGGTGGAGGAGCTGGTGCCCAACCTCCTCTCGCTAGGGAAGGTGCAGAAGGTGCTCCAGAACCTCGTGCGCGAGGGCGTGAGCGTGCGCGACCTGGTCTCGATCCTGGAGGCCCTGGCGGACTACGCCGTCATCTCCCAGGACCCCGACGTCCTGACCGAGTACGTGCGCAGCCGCCTGGCCCGGAACCTGACCTCCCAGCACGCGGGCGAGACGGGCTCGATCAGCGTCATCACCCTCGACCCCGAGGTGGAGCGCTCGGTGGTGGGCTCCCTCCAGCACACCGAGCACGGCAGCTACCTGGCCCTCGACCCCGCCCTGGCGGACCGCCTCCTGCGCGGCATCCAGGGCCAGATGGAGCGGTTCGAGACCTCGAGCACGCCCCCGGTCCTGCTGGCCTCGCCGGCCGTCCGGGGCCACCTGAGGAAGTTCGTCGAGCGCTTCATCCCGCAGCTCGCGATCCTTAGCCACAACGAAATCGCCCCTGGAGTCCGTATCCAGAGTCTCGGAAGCGTGAGGTTGGCATGA
- the flhB gene encoding flagellar biosynthesis protein FlhB, which yields MAAEKDDKTEPATQRRREEVREKGQVAKSREVASVAILAAAVVYFYFFTGATGESVARMTRHFFQAASVRLETPDDFLSLLIIAVESAAWALLPLLGFVAVFSVLAHVVQFGLLFAPEALAPKMSRMNPLEGLKRLVGKQGWMDLFKSLGKVALVGYVGYLTVSEAWPGLPKLSQTPPAEILAFLLDFATKIIVRSTMVLLFLAAVDYAFQRYAFEQNIKMSKDEVKQEYKQREGDPLVKARVRQVQRDMSRRRMMAAVPKADVIITNPTHYAVAVLYVRGEMEAPMVVAKGRGFIAQRIREIAEEHGVPQIENKPLARGLYRAVQIGQAIPAEFYKAVAEILAYVYTLKREAA from the coding sequence ATGGCGGCCGAGAAAGACGACAAGACAGAGCCCGCGACACAGCGCAGGCGCGAGGAGGTTCGCGAGAAGGGCCAGGTGGCCAAGAGCCGCGAGGTCGCCTCGGTGGCCATCCTCGCCGCCGCCGTCGTCTACTTCTACTTCTTCACGGGCGCGACCGGGGAGTCCGTCGCCCGGATGACGCGGCACTTCTTCCAGGCGGCCTCGGTGCGGCTGGAGACGCCGGACGACTTCCTCTCGCTCCTCATCATCGCGGTGGAGTCGGCCGCCTGGGCCCTCCTGCCGCTGCTGGGCTTCGTCGCGGTCTTCTCCGTCTTAGCGCACGTCGTCCAGTTCGGCCTGCTCTTCGCCCCCGAGGCCCTCGCGCCCAAGATGAGCCGCATGAACCCCCTCGAGGGCCTGAAGCGCCTCGTCGGGAAGCAGGGCTGGATGGACCTCTTCAAGTCGCTGGGGAAGGTCGCCCTGGTGGGCTACGTGGGCTACCTGACGGTGTCCGAGGCCTGGCCCGGGCTTCCCAAGCTCTCGCAGACGCCCCCGGCGGAGATCCTCGCTTTCCTGCTCGACTTCGCGACGAAGATCATCGTGCGCTCCACGATGGTGCTGCTCTTCCTCGCCGCCGTGGACTACGCCTTCCAGCGCTACGCCTTCGAGCAGAACATCAAGATGAGCAAGGACGAGGTGAAGCAGGAGTACAAGCAGCGCGAGGGCGACCCCCTGGTCAAGGCGCGCGTCCGCCAGGTGCAGCGGGACATGAGCCGCCGGCGCATGATGGCCGCCGTCCCCAAGGCCGACGTGATCATCACCAACCCCACGCACTACGCCGTGGCGGTGCTCTACGTGCGCGGCGAGATGGAGGCGCCCATGGTCGTGGCCAAGGGCCGGGGCTTCATCGCCCAGCGCATCCGCGAGATCGCCGAGGAGCACGGAGTCCCCCAGATCGAGAACAAGCCCCTGGCGCGCGGCCTCTACCGCGCCGTCCAGATCGGCCAGGCCATCCCGGCGGAGTTCTACAAGGCCGTGGCCGAGATCCTGGCCTACGTCTATACGCTCAAGCGCGAGGCGGCCTAG
- the fliR gene encoding flagellar biosynthetic protein FliR: MEYLNVTTIEFERFILILVRVGSMLFSAPVIGSPIVPSAVKVAAAAAVSMALFPTVGATMLLKEMPFYELAGLALGEVMLGLAAGLLARLFLAAMEVGAEAIGFQMGFGIATSVDPTTQAHTALLSQFQSAITALIFLATDAHYYFFRAISDSFGRIPLMGFHANRDFYLLFLQVSRDIFIVAVQFAAPATVVLLLTSLALGIVARTVPQMNIFIVGISVQVAVGFGALFVSLSMMGLLYGQVFTAMGGSLLRLVRSF; this comes from the coding sequence GTGGAGTACCTCAACGTCACGACGATCGAGTTCGAGCGCTTCATCCTGATCCTGGTGCGGGTGGGGTCCATGCTCTTCTCCGCGCCGGTCATCGGGTCGCCCATCGTGCCCTCGGCCGTGAAGGTCGCGGCGGCGGCGGCGGTGTCCATGGCGCTCTTCCCGACCGTGGGCGCGACGATGCTCCTCAAGGAGATGCCTTTCTACGAGCTCGCGGGGCTGGCGCTGGGGGAGGTGATGCTGGGGCTGGCGGCGGGCCTGCTGGCGCGGCTGTTCCTCGCCGCCATGGAGGTGGGGGCCGAGGCCATCGGCTTCCAGATGGGCTTCGGCATCGCGACCTCGGTGGACCCCACCACCCAGGCCCACACGGCGCTGCTCTCGCAGTTCCAAAGCGCGATCACGGCCCTCATCTTCCTGGCGACCGACGCCCACTACTACTTCTTCCGGGCCATCTCGGACAGCTTCGGACGCATTCCCCTCATGGGGTTCCACGCGAACCGGGACTTCTACCTGCTCTTTCTTCAGGTGTCGCGCGACATCTTCATCGTCGCCGTTCAGTTCGCCGCGCCGGCCACCGTGGTGCTCCTGCTGACGAGCCTCGCGCTGGGCATCGTGGCCCGCACCGTGCCCCAGATGAACATCTTCATCGTGGGCATCTCCGTGCAGGTGGCGGTGGGCTTCGGGGCGCTGTTCGTCTCGCTCTCGATGATGGGCCTGCTCTACGGGCAGGTCTTCACGGCGATGGGGGGGAGCCTCCTCCGCCTGGTGCGGTCCTTCTAG
- the fliQ gene encoding flagellar biosynthesis protein FliQ, translating to MGPDTVLTLVQTALEVMLKLAGPILIGGLVVGILVGIIQAVTQIQEMTLTFIPKILVTVLIALVAFPWMLNLMMDYTTNLFQAIPKLVR from the coding sequence ATGGGCCCCGATACCGTCCTGACCCTGGTGCAGACCGCCCTCGAGGTGATGCTCAAGCTCGCGGGCCCGATCCTCATCGGAGGCCTGGTGGTGGGCATCCTGGTGGGCATCATCCAGGCCGTGACGCAGATCCAGGAGATGACCCTCACCTTCATCCCCAAGATCCTGGTGACGGTGCTCATCGCCCTGGTGGCATTCCCCTGGATGCTCAACCTGATGATGGATTACACGACCAACCTGTTCCAGGCCATTCCGAAGCTGGTCCGGTAG
- the fliP gene encoding flagellar type III secretion system pore protein FliP (The bacterial flagellar biogenesis protein FliP forms a type III secretion system (T3SS)-type pore required for flagellar assembly.), translating to MLAVPGAAWAQAQGGAPLVLPRLQLGFGAPASSGEVATGLQILALLTVLTLAPSILVMMTSFTRIVIVLAFMRQALGMQQTPPNPVLIGLALFLTFFSMAPVGTRIHAEALQPYLSDQIDYMTALRRAEGPLRKFMLHQTREKDLALFVSLSKQERPATPADVPTTTIIPAFLISELKTAFQIGFMLFIPFLIVDMVIASILLSLGMMMLPPVLVSLPFKLMLFVMVDGWALLVGSLMQSFG from the coding sequence CTGCTCGCGGTTCCGGGCGCGGCGTGGGCGCAGGCCCAGGGGGGGGCTCCCCTTGTGCTGCCCCGGCTGCAGCTCGGTTTCGGCGCGCCGGCCTCCTCGGGCGAGGTCGCGACGGGGCTCCAGATCCTGGCGCTGCTCACGGTGCTGACGCTGGCGCCCTCGATTCTGGTGATGATGACCTCCTTCACGCGGATCGTGATCGTGCTGGCGTTCATGCGGCAGGCCCTCGGGATGCAGCAGACGCCTCCCAACCCCGTGCTCATCGGGCTGGCGCTTTTCCTGACCTTCTTCTCCATGGCCCCGGTCGGGACCCGCATCCACGCCGAGGCCCTCCAGCCTTACCTGAGCGACCAGATCGACTACATGACGGCGCTCCGGCGGGCGGAGGGGCCGCTGCGCAAGTTCATGCTCCACCAAACGCGCGAAAAGGACCTCGCCCTCTTCGTGAGCCTCTCGAAGCAGGAGCGGCCGGCCACCCCGGCGGACGTGCCGACCACCACCATCATCCCGGCCTTCCTGATCAGCGAGCTCAAGACGGCCTTCCAGATCGGCTTCATGCTGTTCATCCCGTTCCTGATCGTGGACATGGTGATCGCGTCGATCCTCCTCTCGCTCGGCATGATGATGCTGCCGCCGGTCCTCGTGTCGCTGCCCTTCAAGCTGATGCTGTTCGTGATGGTGGACGGGTGGGCCCTGCTCGTGGGCTCGCTCATGCAGAGCTTCGGCTGA
- a CDS encoding flagellar biosynthetic protein FliO gives MERIVGKLARGSDAARGVILLLALLSLLLGAWPAQGAPVLQKVFVYAGEDRIRLVAVFDQALSSPAPEPLAEGDGVAFFLRGARGGRELRHFVVGQGGYRRVEAEEEPDGLRLTVRAGQAIAHLKNRMGVTASGNAFTLTLPSLAGDSLRPAAGREAGRESDIVTPAPAAPRGKTEPLTPESVLRRSLSPGAPKTEIPAAPVPAPRAPAAPPMVPAKPASPSAFGPGEAEAVPRVQAPLTPADLGAGAPSLAGLMARMGGLLGGLLILLAGGLAAFKKWGGSAAKRLGAGAKVVRTLHRVYLAPKQSIAVVEVAGEILVVGISGQSISMLTKIEDGDALAKLRDGGEASFVEQLSRLMGGKEKAPALPEALEKNPAASLAAIKAYAENLAAKENGRPGGRANGHSNGRSASNGHAAPAKALPARPAPDGLPPLPDAGAGKAVVRLRERLGRAPQWTGAAS, from the coding sequence ATGGAGAGGATCGTCGGGAAATTGGCGAGAGGCAGTGATGCCGCCCGGGGGGTGATCCTCCTCCTGGCCCTTCTCTCTCTCCTCCTCGGGGCGTGGCCGGCCCAGGGCGCCCCGGTCCTCCAGAAGGTGTTTGTCTACGCGGGCGAGGATCGCATCCGCCTGGTGGCCGTTTTCGATCAGGCGCTGAGCTCCCCCGCCCCCGAGCCCCTGGCCGAGGGCGACGGCGTCGCCTTCTTCCTGAGGGGCGCCCGCGGGGGCCGCGAGCTTCGCCACTTCGTGGTGGGGCAGGGCGGATACCGCCGGGTCGAGGCCGAGGAGGAGCCGGACGGCCTCCGCCTCACCGTCCGGGCCGGCCAAGCCATCGCCCATCTCAAGAACCGCATGGGCGTGACCGCCAGCGGGAACGCCTTCACCCTCACGCTTCCCTCCCTCGCCGGAGACAGCCTCCGGCCGGCCGCCGGGCGGGAGGCGGGGCGCGAGAGCGACATCGTCACGCCCGCGCCCGCCGCTCCCCGCGGGAAGACCGAGCCCCTGACGCCCGAGAGCGTCCTCCGCCGCTCCCTGTCCCCCGGCGCCCCCAAGACCGAAATCCCGGCCGCGCCCGTGCCGGCCCCCCGCGCGCCCGCCGCCCCGCCGATGGTCCCTGCCAAGCCCGCATCCCCCTCCGCCTTCGGCCCCGGCGAGGCCGAGGCGGTGCCGCGCGTCCAGGCGCCCCTGACCCCGGCCGACCTGGGCGCGGGCGCCCCCAGCCTCGCGGGTCTCATGGCCCGGATGGGAGGGCTGCTGGGCGGTTTGCTGATCCTGCTCGCGGGCGGGCTGGCGGCCTTCAAGAAATGGGGCGGCTCCGCGGCCAAGAGGCTGGGCGCGGGCGCGAAGGTGGTGCGCACCCTCCATCGCGTCTACCTCGCCCCCAAGCAGTCCATCGCCGTGGTCGAGGTGGCGGGCGAGATCCTGGTCGTCGGCATCAGCGGCCAGAGCATCTCCATGCTGACCAAGATCGAGGACGGGGACGCGCTCGCCAAGCTCCGCGACGGCGGGGAGGCTTCCTTCGTCGAGCAGCTCTCCCGGCTCATGGGAGGGAAGGAGAAGGCCCCGGCCCTGCCTGAGGCCCTGGAGAAGAACCCCGCCGCCTCCCTCGCCGCCATCAAGGCCTATGCCGAGAACCTGGCGGCCAAGGAGAACGGCCGCCCGGGCGGGCGCGCGAACGGCCATTCTAACGGCCGCTCCGCCTCGAACGGGCACGCGGCTCCGGCCAAGGCCCTTCCGGCCAGGCCCGCCCCGGACGGCCTCCCTCCCCTCCCGGACGCCGGGGCGGGGAAGGCGGTGGTGCGGCTCCGCGAGCGGCTGGGCCGCGCGCCCCAGTGGACGGGGGCCGCCTCGTGA